In one window of bacterium DNA:
- a CDS encoding CehA/McbA family metallohydrolase: MEIINPFEGKGNWYKGNLHTHTNISDGKYTAEEICELYSKKGYQFIAITDHNIISKEIQHKNMLVMRGVELHPEGFHIVGIEVKNGFASEETTIQKVIDMLKENSSLVIIAHPYWSGKTSSDLLQLNGYTGIEVYNNVCHHLIGKGYSSIHLDEVLQTGKKIFGFAVDDSHSEEHIGSGFIMVRSSRCDKEDIALSIKKGHFYSSTGVSIKNISLEDNIISVECDPAEYIDFIGYNSLGKRFSGKDIRYAEYQIKGNEIYIRIEITDRYGKKAWTNPVVFL, from the coding sequence ATGGAGATTATTAATCCTTTTGAAGGTAAAGGGAATTGGTATAAAGGTAACCTGCATACACATACAAATATCTCTGACGGGAAATATACAGCAGAAGAAATATGTGAACTTTACAGTAAAAAGGGTTATCAATTCATTGCAATTACAGACCACAACATAATAAGCAAAGAAATACAACATAAAAATATGCTTGTAATGAGAGGGGTAGAATTACATCCCGAAGGATTTCATATCGTAGGCATAGAAGTGAAAAATGGATTCGCTTCGGAAGAAACCACAATACAGAAGGTTATAGATATGTTGAAAGAAAATTCATCATTGGTAATTATTGCACATCCCTACTGGAGTGGAAAGACATCTTCAGACCTTTTACAACTGAATGGATATACAGGGATTGAGGTATATAACAATGTCTGTCACCATCTTATAGGGAAAGGATATTCCAGTATACATCTTGATGAAGTTTTACAGACAGGAAAAAAGATATTCGGTTTTGCTGTTGATGATAGTCATTCGGAGGAACATATCGGTAGCGGTTTTATAATGGTACGGAGTAGCAGATGTGATAAAGAAGATATCGCTCTTTCCATCAAAAAAGGGCATTTTTATTCTTCCACAGGTGTTTCGATAAAGAATATCTCATTGGAAGATAACATTATCTCTGTAGAATGTGACCCTGCTGAATATATTGACTTTATAGGATATAACTCACTTGGAAAGAGATTCTCTGGAAAAGATATTAGATATGCAGAGTATCAAATTAAAGGGAATGAAATATATATCAGAATAGAAATAACTGATAGATATGGAAAAAAAGCATGGACTAATCCTGTTGTTTTTCTGTAA